The following are encoded together in the Jaculus jaculus isolate mJacJac1 chromosome 3, mJacJac1.mat.Y.cur, whole genome shotgun sequence genome:
- the LOC101616617 gene encoding cytochrome c oxidase assembly factor 4 homolog, mitochondrial — protein sequence MSASVPQGHTWTRQVKKDAEEEDPLDRLITRSGCAASHFAVQECMAQHQDWRQCQPQVQAFRDCMSEQQAKRREELQRRKEQTSVHR from the coding sequence ATGTCAGCTTCAGTCCCTCAAGGCCATACCTGGACCCGACAGGTGAAGAAGGATGCTGAGGAAGAAGACCCCCTGGACCGGCTGATCACCCGCTCTGGCTGCGCTGCCTCCCACTTCGCGGTGCAGGAGTGCATGGCCCAGCACCAGGATTGGCGCCAGTGCCAGCCACAGGTGCAGGCCTTCCGGGATTGCATGAGTGAACAGCAGGCAAAACGGCGGGAGGAACTGCAGAGGAGGAAAGAGCAAACCAGTGTCCATCGCTGA